TCCAAACATCGGAGTTTTCAACTTATCAGGCTTCTGGTAGAGTGCCTTCACAAACACGTAAATCATCCATTTAATAAGGAAGCACTCTCCAATGGAACGAATCACATTTAACCCGGACCAGTGTGGTGGGCGGCCCTGTATTCGAGGCATGCGCATCCGGGTGACAGACATTCTTGATCTCTTTGCGGCAGGGCTATCCGCAGAGCAAAT
The genomic region above belongs to Acidobacteriota bacterium and contains:
- a CDS encoding DUF433 domain-containing protein, with amino-acid sequence MERITFNPDQCGGRPCIRGMRIRVTDILDLFAAGLSAEQILEEMPDLEMADLQAALNLNE